GTGCCCTTTCCACTCAACACATACCCCGAGGTGTCCAGCTCGTATTCGTAATCGATTGTCGTTTTTGTCTTTTCAAAATGGTCTTCTGTTGTTGCCTTTTTCACGAGGTACTTTGCCTTTTTAGGAAATAGTGTTCCGTCTACCGCTATGTGCCATTCATTGTGAGAGCCCGATTTGTCTAACTTATCAGTGTATTCGTAAGTCGTAGTTGTAAGAAGATTGCCACTATGATCATACGTTTTTGCAACTGAAATGTTCTCATGAGCATTATCATAAGTGTATTGGTGGTTCGCGAATGGTTTGTCCTCGAATGTAATCACCTCCTTTATAACCTTCCCACCCTCGTATGTGAATGACGTAGCAAAAGCTTTTTGCTCGGATTCTCCAAAGTAGCTGAACTCTGATAGGTTAGTCACCAATTCTCCATCCCTGGCATATACTTTTTTCGCCAGCAATTGTTTTCCATAATATGAATAGCTCACTTTGCTTTTGGTATATTCAACTTTCACTTTCATTCCAGAGGCCACGAATTCTTCGGGCTGTTTTTCGGCATTATACTTTATGTCTCTCACTCCGCTTGCAAATGTAGACGCCAACAGCAATCTTTCATTTCCTGTCAACAGAGCAGGTGATTGGGGTGTCGGGCTCGTCTTCTCATTATTACACGCATTATTGAGGAATAGCGTCGCTATTAAAAAAAGCCAAACAAAAATTTTCGTTGCAGTCGTTCTCATCGTGTTTTTGTTTTAGTTAAAATGATACCTAAAATACGCCTACTTAGGTACCATGCGTATCAGCAACCTCCCTTCAAAGATTCTGCGGCAATCGTCCATTTATTTAGTGGCATGAGTAGTCTGCATTGAAAAGTCGGCTTTTGTTAACTTAGGATATTTACAATACTATCAGATTGCATGACCCAAATCAAAAAAATACTGATTGCCAACCGCGGCGAGATTGCATTGAGGATTATGCGAACTGCCCGTGAAATGAATATTTCCACAGTCGCCATTTTTAGTGAAGCGGACAGAAAATCGCCTCATGTGCGCTATGCTGATGAGGCAGTTTGTGTAGGCCCGGCAGTTTCGTCAGAATCTTATCTTCATATTGACAAAATACTGAAAGTATGCAGTGACCTAGGCGTTGATGCGATTCATCCCGGCTACGGCTTTTTATCAGAAAACGCAGGATTTGCTCAACGGGTGAAAGAAGCAGGGATTATTTTTATCGGCCCTTCACCCGAATCAATTGAAATCATGGGAAGCAAGTTGGCTGCCAAGCAGGCTGCTTCCAAATATAACATCCCGCTGGTACCCGGCACTGCTAGTGCCATTACGGACCGGGAGGAAGCCAAACGCATTGCGGGCGGGATAGGTTATCCTATCCTGATCAAGGCCAGCGCCGGAGGAGGGGGAAAAGGTATGCGGGTTGTAGAAAGCGAAGCAGATTTTGATGAACAAATGGACCGCGCCGTGAGCGAGGCTGTCGCGGCATTCGGCGACGGCTCTGTTTTTATAGAAAAATACATTTCCTCGCCCAAACACATTGAAATACAAATTCTCGGCGATCAGCATGGCAATATCGTCCACCTTTTTGAGCGTGAATGTTCGATTCAGAGGCGACATCAGAAGGTAATAGAAGAAGCGCCGTCCATTTCCATTACACCCGCAATCAGGGCAGAAATGGGCCGTTGCGCGATTGATGTGGCTCGTTCATGCAAGTATTATGGTGCCGGTACTGTGGAATTTATCCTCGACGAAAAACAAAACTTCTATTTTCTCGAAATGAATACAAGGTTGCAGGTCGAACATCCTGTGACTGAGCAGATAACCGGGGTAGATCTTGTTAAACAAATGATACTGATCGCGGAAGGAAAACAACTGGGCATTGAACAGGAACATCTGACTATTAAAGGGCACGCTATTGAAATACGCGTGTATGCAGAAGATCCGCAGAATAACTTTCTTCCTGATGTAGGCAAACTGCTTACTTATATCAAACCCGATGGAAATGGTGTGCGCGTAGATGACGGATTCGAGCAGGGAATGGAAATCCCTATTTACTATGATCCTATGATTGCAAAACTGATCACTTACGCAGATAACCGCGAAGATGCTATTCAAAAAATGATACGCGCCATTGATGAATACCATATATCAGGCGTTCAGACGACCTTATCCTTCTGCCGCTACGTGCTGGAACATCCGGTATTCAGATCCGGCAGTTTTGACACAAATTTTATCAGTAGATATTTTAGTCCAGATATGATAAAACCAAGGACTGATGCTGGTGCATCTGATGTTGCGGCGTTGATTTCCGGAATGCTGCTAGATGACGCTAAACAGCTTAAAGACGTTCAGCATGAGGTTCCAGCACCCGCGAGGTCAAGATGGAAAAACAGGTTGCTATGAAAAGGCCAATGTTGGATACCGATAGGATTTCCGCAGGAAAATCACTACTTTTGCGCTCTTAATTTTTTTTAAGCATATATTAAGTAAATATTATTTCAATTACTAGTTCTTTACAGTATTCCTGGTTACAAATTTTCTTTGTTAGTCAAATACATGAGGAATCAGACATTGATTTTACAGTAAAAACCGGCCGTGATTTGGTCATAACCAATCTTTTGACCGGCATTTTAATCTACGATACAAGAAATTCACAGATTTTCCAGCTATGAAGCTTTCCGAATTTAAGTTTGATCTTCCCCAAAGTCTAATTGCACTTCATCCTTCCGACCGTGGCGAGTCCCGCCTGATGGTTGTACACCGTAAAACTGGCGAGATTGAACATAAAACCTTTGCAGACCTCATTAATTATTTTGATGATGGGGATGTAATGGCAATCAATGACACCAAAGTTTTTCCTGCTCGCCTTTACGGACAGAAAGAAAAGACCGGCGCAAAGATCGAAGTATTCCTTTTACGGGAATTGAACCGGGAAATGCGTCTTTGGGACGTATTGGTCGATCCAGCCCGTAAAATCCGTGTGGGCAACAAGCTCTACTTTGGTGATAGCGATCTGGTTGCAGAGGTAATTGACAATACCACTTCCCGAGGTCGTACGATCCGTTTTCTTTACGATGGAGACAACGATGCGTTTATGAAGCTGGTAGATGAACTTGGAGAAACACCGCTTCCTCCGGAAATCATATCACGTCGCAAGGTAGAAACTGCTGACCGTGAGCGCTTTCAGACTATTTTTGCCGAACATGTCGGTGCAGTTGCTGCTCCTACTGCCGGTATGCATTTTACCAAAGCGATCATGAAACGTCTTGAAATTAAAGGCGTGAATTTCGCTCCCGTTACGCTGCATGTCGGGCTCGGCACGTTTCGCACAGTCGATGTAGAAGATCTTACAAAGCATAAGACTGATTCGGAAAATTACAGGATCAGCCAATCCAGCGCGAATATTGTGAACGGCGCAATCGATGGGAAAAAACGTATCTGCGCGGTTGGAACCACGTCTTTAAAGGCAATCGAATCGTCCGTTTCGGCTAGCGGGCATTTAAAAGCAGTTGAAGGTTGGACAGACAAGTTTGTGTTTCCTCCCTACGATTTCAAGATAGCAAACGCGCTTTTGTCTAATTTCCAGCTTCCTGAGTCTATTTTGTTAATGTCAGCCTGTGCATTTGGCGGGTTCGATCTGGTGATGAAGGCTTATGAAATTGCTATTAAAGAGAAATACAAGTTTTTCACATACGGGGATGCAATGCTGATTATTTAGCATTAATTTTCCGGTCAGTACATGATCATTTATGTTTTGGGTAGATCCTGATTCATAAATGATCATTTTTTTTAAAGATTGATCTTATGCATGAATACGCTGTAATTGTCGCAGGGGGAAGTGGAAGTCGCATGAAAAGTGATATTCCAAAGCAGTTTCATATTGTTAATAACCTTCCGGTATTGATGCACACCATTAATGCCTTTCGGGAATATTCGGAGGAACTGCATATCATTGTTGTGCTACCTGAAATTCAATTTTTGTTTTGGGAAAAACTTTGCGAGGCACACCAATTTAATGCACGTTACCAGCTCGTAGCCGGGGGAAATACCCGCTTCCACTCTGTAAAGAATGGTTTGCAAAGTATCAATGCAATCGAAGGTTTGGTCGCTGTGCACGACGGCGTGAGGCCCGTTATTTCAAAAGAAATCATCGCCGGCAGTTTCTATGCCGCTGCTGAATTCGGCTCTGCGGTAGCCAGCGTACCGTTGAAGGAATCGATCAGGAGTATCGATCCTGCTATTGGAAACAAGGCTTTGGACAGAACCCATTTCAGACTTGTCCAGACTCCGCAGACGTTCAGACTTGTATGGATGCTGGACGCATTTTCTGTGGATTACCGGGAGACTTTTACTGATTGCGCGAGTGTTTTAGAAGCAAAAGGTTACCCGATAAATCTGATAGACGGGGCCTACGAAAATATCAAGATCACCACCCCGGAAGACCTGAAATGGGCTGAAACCTATCTCAGTTAAAGTCCGGTTTATTTTCATCTTTTTGTCAATGTTATGACGCACAACGAAATCCGGTACCTTCGGCTGCACAATTTGCTGATTTCTGACCAGCGCTTCGAAACCGTCGCCGATGCAGTGCGCTGGCTGGGAGCCGTCCAGGCGCAGGACTATGCCGGTACCAAATGGTCGCTGGCACTCAGAACGAAGGAAAATAGGGAAGCGGACGTAGAAAAGGCAATAAGTGACAAAGTAATTGTCAGGACATGGCCGATGCGCGGAACGCTCCACTTTGTGGCCGCCGAGGATGCACATTGGATATTAAAAT
This Dyadobacter sp. UC 10 DNA region includes the following protein-coding sequences:
- a CDS encoding acetyl-CoA carboxylase biotin carboxylase subunit, whose product is MTQIKKILIANRGEIALRIMRTAREMNISTVAIFSEADRKSPHVRYADEAVCVGPAVSSESYLHIDKILKVCSDLGVDAIHPGYGFLSENAGFAQRVKEAGIIFIGPSPESIEIMGSKLAAKQAASKYNIPLVPGTASAITDREEAKRIAGGIGYPILIKASAGGGGKGMRVVESEADFDEQMDRAVSEAVAAFGDGSVFIEKYISSPKHIEIQILGDQHGNIVHLFERECSIQRRHQKVIEEAPSISITPAIRAEMGRCAIDVARSCKYYGAGTVEFILDEKQNFYFLEMNTRLQVEHPVTEQITGVDLVKQMILIAEGKQLGIEQEHLTIKGHAIEIRVYAEDPQNNFLPDVGKLLTYIKPDGNGVRVDDGFEQGMEIPIYYDPMIAKLITYADNREDAIQKMIRAIDEYHISGVQTTLSFCRYVLEHPVFRSGSFDTNFISRYFSPDMIKPRTDAGASDVAALISGMLLDDAKQLKDVQHEVPAPARSRWKNRLL
- the queA gene encoding tRNA preQ1(34) S-adenosylmethionine ribosyltransferase-isomerase QueA, encoding MKLSEFKFDLPQSLIALHPSDRGESRLMVVHRKTGEIEHKTFADLINYFDDGDVMAINDTKVFPARLYGQKEKTGAKIEVFLLRELNREMRLWDVLVDPARKIRVGNKLYFGDSDLVAEVIDNTTSRGRTIRFLYDGDNDAFMKLVDELGETPLPPEIISRRKVETADRERFQTIFAEHVGAVAAPTAGMHFTKAIMKRLEIKGVNFAPVTLHVGLGTFRTVDVEDLTKHKTDSENYRISQSSANIVNGAIDGKKRICAVGTTSLKAIESSVSASGHLKAVEGWTDKFVFPPYDFKIANALLSNFQLPESILLMSACAFGGFDLVMKAYEIAIKEKYKFFTYGDAMLII
- a CDS encoding 2-C-methyl-D-erythritol 4-phosphate cytidylyltransferase — translated: MHEYAVIVAGGSGSRMKSDIPKQFHIVNNLPVLMHTINAFREYSEELHIIVVLPEIQFLFWEKLCEAHQFNARYQLVAGGNTRFHSVKNGLQSINAIEGLVAVHDGVRPVISKEIIAGSFYAAAEFGSAVASVPLKESIRSIDPAIGNKALDRTHFRLVQTPQTFRLVWMLDAFSVDYRETFTDCASVLEAKGYPINLIDGAYENIKITTPEDLKWAETYLS